A genomic segment from Synchiropus splendidus isolate RoL2022-P1 chromosome 18, RoL_Sspl_1.0, whole genome shotgun sequence encodes:
- the LOC128750027 gene encoding galactose-specific lectin nattectin-like — MAKGLTFLTLIFGLWIGANAQCCSDVKECPACPSGWTKFGERCYIYEGSPKDWADAEETCLKAGGNLASYHNQREYDFILGLIRRSSGGNTRIWVGGQDATKNKVWLWSDGSIFDFQNWGRGQPNNAQGKEHCMELNFVGKPNDHLCHIKKPFMCARDPE; from the exons ATGGCAAAAGGACTTACCTTCCTGACTTTGATCTTCGGACTGTGGATCGGGGCAAAT GCGCAGTGTTGCAGCGATGTCA AAGAATGTCCAGCTTGTCCTTCTGGATGGACAAAATTTGGCGAACGCTGCTACATATATGAAGGATCCCCTAAAGATTGGGCTGATGCCGAG GAAACTTGCCTCAAGGCAGGAGGAAATCTGGCCTCCTACCACAACCAACGTGAATACGACTTCATCTTAGGCCTGATAAGACGATCGAGTGGGGGAAACACACGGATTTGGGTTGGAGGCCAAGACGCCACAAAG AACAAGGTGTGGCTGTGGAGTGACGGCTCAATTTTCGACTTCCAAAACTGGGGACGAGGACAGCCCAACAATGCACAAGGAAAGGAGCACTGCATGGAGCTGAACTTCGTTG GGAAGCCAAACGACCATCTGTGTCACATCAAAAAGCCCTTCATGTGCGCCAGAGACCCGGAATGA
- the LOC128750047 gene encoding galactose-specific lectin nattectin-like: MAKDLSFLVLLFGLWLGANAQCCGDSDYCPSCPPGWTAFGDRCYVYDGTPKEWADAEVTCLKHGGNLVSFSNQKEFDFISRLIRRSSGANTRIWAGGQDATKNGVWLWSNGSKMTFINWGPRQPDNARGREHCMELNLRGKPNDHVCSVKKPFMCMKDKE; this comes from the exons ATGGCGAAAGATCTTTCCTTCTTGGTTCTCCTCTTTGGACTGTGGCTCGGGGCCAAT GCGCAGTGTTGTGGGGACTCCG ACTATTGCCCATCCTGCCCACCTGGATGGACTGCATTTGGTGACCGCTGTTATGTCTACGATGGCACCCCCAAAGAGTGGGCTGACGCTGAG GTCACCTGCCTCAAACACGGTGGGAATCTGGTCTCCTTCAGCAACCAAAAGGAATTCGACTTCATCTCGCGGCTGATTAGAAGGTCCAGTGGTGCAAACACACGGATTTGGGCGGGAGGACAAGACGCCACCAAG AATGGAGTGTGGCTGTGGAGCAATGGTTCCAAGATGACATTCATCAACTGGGGTCCACGCCAGCCGGACAACGCAAGGGGAAGAGAGCATTGTATGGAGTTGAACTTGCGAG GAAAACCAAATGACCACGTGTGCAGCGTCAAGAAGCCCTTCATGTGCATGAAAGACAAAGAATGA
- the LOC128750000 gene encoding galactose-specific lectin nattectin-like — translation MAGLSLIAVLCLTSGLWLGAESCSIGVECSRCEVGWSKFGCYCYKYYADPKTWVDGELACRDLDANLASIHSSKEHQFLRSLVKKSAGSYVRTWAGGNDISKEGAWMWSDGSDFEFTLWPRGEPNNHGKGEDCMEINFQNTNPNDTPCHTRKPYICSKSI, via the exons ATGGCAGGTCTCTCCCTCATCGCGGTCCTTTGCCTGACCAGCGGACTCTGGCTCGGAGCTGAA AGTTGCAGCATCGGAG TGGAGTGTTCAAGGTGTGAGGTTGGCTGGTCTAAGTTTGGCTGCTACTGTTACAAATACTACGCTGATCCCAAAACTTGGGTGGATGGAGAG CTGGCCTGCAGGGATCTGGACGCCAACTTGGCTTCAATACACAGCTCCAAAGAGCACCAGTTCTTGAGATCCCTGGTCAAAAAATCTGCCGGGTCTTACGTCCGCACTTGGGCCGGAGGCAACGATATTTCAAAA GAGGGAGCGTGGATGTGGAGTGACGGGTCCGACTTTGAATTTACCCTGTGGCCCCGAGGAGAGCCAAACAACCATGGCAAAGGAGAAGACTGCATGGAAATCAACTTCCAGAATA CCAATCCAAATGATACGCCGTGCCACACCCGAAAGCCATACATCTGCTCCAAGAGTATCTGA
- the LOC128749795 gene encoding galactose-specific lectin nattectin-like, with the protein MAGLSFIAVLCLTSGLWLGAEARRCRVGEKCPECPNGWSQYGCHCYKFFSSGKTWADGQLACRALDANLASIHSAAEHNFMRALIKKSAGSNVRTFVGGHDMAKEGSWMWSDGSKFDFDLWLAGEPNNHGAGEDCMELNFRDKPNDIACSSPKPYICAKPM; encoded by the exons ATGGCAGGACTCTCCTTCATCGCGGTTCTTTGCTTGACCAGTGGACTCTGGCTCGGAGCTGAA GCCAGACGTTGCAGAGTCGGAG AAAAGTGTCCTGAGTGCCCGAATGGTTGGTCTCAATATGGCTGTCACTGCTATAAATTCTTTAGCAGTGGCAAAACCTGGGCTGACGGACAG CTGGCCTGCAGGGCTCTGGACGCCAACTTGGCTTCCATCCACAGCGCTGCGGAGCACAATTTCATGAGAGCCCTCATAAAAAAAAGTGCCGGTTCCAACGTTCGCACTTTTGTCGGAGGCCACGATATGGCGAAG GAGGGATCATGGATGTGGAGTGACGGTTCCAAGTTTGACTTCGACCTGTGGCTGGCAGGAGAGCCGAATAATCACGGCGCTGGAGAAGACTGCATGGAGCTCAACTTCCGGG ACAAACCAAATGACATTGCATGCAGCAGCCCAAAGCCTTACATCTGCGCCAAGCCTATGTGA
- the LOC128750059 gene encoding galactose-specific lectin nattectin-like yields MNGLSLVAILCLSGGLWIGANAQCCQEDKLEECCKFCPDGWTRYKGRCFYYVAKPEDFGTAEYNCVGLGGNLVSIHSKPELTFIEGVIRRVTGVNKRIWAGGFDSAKEGSWMWTDGSKFNFRFWGRRQPDNGARTEHCMELNWRGMPNDHQCYHKKPYMCAKDL; encoded by the exons ATGAACGGTCTTTCTCTCGTCGCCATCCTCTGTTTGAGTGGCGGACTATGGATCGGAGCAAAT GCTCAGTGTTGCCAAGAAG ACAAACTAGAGGAATGCTGCAAGTTCTGTCCTGATGGCTGGACCCGGTACAAAGGGCGCTGCTTCTATTACGTTGCCAAACCTGAAGACTTTGGAACTGCTGAG TACAACTGTGTCGGTCTCGGTGGAAATCTGGTCTCCATCCACAGCAAACCTGAGCTGACCTTCATCGAGGGCGTGATCAGAAGAGTGACCGGAGTTAACAAGCGAATTTGGGCGGGAGGATTTGACTCTGCAAAG GAGGGATCCTGGATGTGGACCGATGGTTCCAAATTCAATTTCCGTTTTTGGGGACGTCGTCAGCCCGACAATGGTGCCAGAACTGAACATTGCATGGAGTTGAACTGGAGGG GAATGCCCAACGACCACCAGTGCTACCACAAGAAGCCATACATGTGTGCCAAGGATCTGTGA